The following are from one region of the Juglans regia cultivar Chandler chromosome 10, Walnut 2.0, whole genome shotgun sequence genome:
- the LOC109016875 gene encoding F-box protein At4g00755-like isoform X2: MRRMDNRGDFLQLLGPDVSIAILNHLDDPSDLVRACSVSRSWHRFGPTKLNGDNSSEWERLKRDHRVYAFLARGLSPSIRTDCLSEPISASSTDNYPDESIRNTLEPGDRVENRASYWSSEGENDPNVPETLTYTLVANLCVVTEIRVQPFQAFFQYDYPIYSSKAVRFRMGYPRRPLEFNNDKLASHEWGDEIIWTYTSPEFPMAQENFLQAFKLPEPVLCIGGILQVELLGRVQRQEMDELYYICVSHVQVLGRPLLQPFDIEVLDPSGSCALNYNLKTECCKSSTQSHETEAAAHVRGFTDILMQLLGNGAVVADHESDEEPPA; this comes from the exons ATGCGTAGAATGGATAATCGAGGTGACTTTCTTCAATTGCTTGGACCTGACGTGTCAATAGCGATTCTCAACCATTTGGATGACCCATCTGACCTTGTCCGCGCTTGCTCTGTTTCAAGATCTTGGCACCGATTTG GACCTACAAAACTCAACGGTGATAATTCTTCAGAATGGGAACGCCTTAAGAGGGATCACAGAGTATATGCCTTCTTAGCCCGAGGTCTGAGCCCTTCCATACGAACAGATTGCTTATCAGAGCCCATCAGTGCATCCAGCACTGATAATTACCCTGACGAAAGCATACGGAATACTTTGGAACCAGGGGATAGAGTTGAGAACAGGGCTTCATACTGGTCAAGTGAAGGGGAAAATGATCCTAATGTTCCCGAGACATTAACCTATACGTTGGTTGCCAATTTGTGTGTTGTTACTGAAATCCGTGTGCAACCGTTCCAAG CATTTTTTCAGTATGACTACCCTATATATTCATCTAAAGCTGTTCGATTTAGAATGGGCTATCCCAGACGTCCATTGGAATTTAACAATGACAAGTTAGCTTCGCACGAATGGGGGGATGAGATTATTTGGACATACACATCACCAGAATTTCCGATGGCTCAG GAGAACTTCTTGCAAGCGTTCAAGTTACCAGAACCTGTTCTTTGTATTGGAGGGATTCTGCAGGTTGAGCTATTGGGCCGGGTTCAGAGACAGGAAATGGATGAGTTATACTACATATG CGTCTCCCATGTTCAAGTTCTGGGACGACCACTCTTACAACCGTTTGATATCGAAGTACTTGATCCCTCGGGATCGTGTGCCTTAAATTACAACCTGAAAACAGAGTGTTGCAAGTCTTCAACACAATCACATGAGACAGAGGCAGCCGCTCACGTGCGCGGATTTACTGATATATTGATGCAGCTGCTCGGGAATGGGGCTGTCGTCGCCGACCATGAATCAGATGAAGAGCCGCCAGCCTAA
- the LOC109016875 gene encoding F-box protein At4g00755-like isoform X1 produces MRRMDNRGDFLQLLGPDVSIAILNHLDDPSDLVRACSVSRSWHRFVIENGICKQLFLKMFPEIYNEAHIIELNNMIGPTKLNGDNSSEWERLKRDHRVYAFLARGLSPSIRTDCLSEPISASSTDNYPDESIRNTLEPGDRVENRASYWSSEGENDPNVPETLTYTLVANLCVVTEIRVQPFQAFFQYDYPIYSSKAVRFRMGYPRRPLEFNNDKLASHEWGDEIIWTYTSPEFPMAQENFLQAFKLPEPVLCIGGILQVELLGRVQRQEMDELYYICVSHVQVLGRPLLQPFDIEVLDPSGSCALNYNLKTECCKSSTQSHETEAAAHVRGFTDILMQLLGNGAVVADHESDEEPPA; encoded by the exons ATGCGTAGAATGGATAATCGAGGTGACTTTCTTCAATTGCTTGGACCTGACGTGTCAATAGCGATTCTCAACCATTTGGATGACCCATCTGACCTTGTCCGCGCTTGCTCTGTTTCAAGATCTTGGCACCGATTTG TGATTGAAAATGGCATTTGTAAGCAGCTCTTCTTGAAAATGTTTCCTGAGATATATAATGAAGCCCATATTATTGAATTGAACAACATGATAGGACCTACAAAACTCAACGGTGATAATTCTTCAGAATGGGAACGCCTTAAGAGGGATCACAGAGTATATGCCTTCTTAGCCCGAGGTCTGAGCCCTTCCATACGAACAGATTGCTTATCAGAGCCCATCAGTGCATCCAGCACTGATAATTACCCTGACGAAAGCATACGGAATACTTTGGAACCAGGGGATAGAGTTGAGAACAGGGCTTCATACTGGTCAAGTGAAGGGGAAAATGATCCTAATGTTCCCGAGACATTAACCTATACGTTGGTTGCCAATTTGTGTGTTGTTACTGAAATCCGTGTGCAACCGTTCCAAG CATTTTTTCAGTATGACTACCCTATATATTCATCTAAAGCTGTTCGATTTAGAATGGGCTATCCCAGACGTCCATTGGAATTTAACAATGACAAGTTAGCTTCGCACGAATGGGGGGATGAGATTATTTGGACATACACATCACCAGAATTTCCGATGGCTCAG GAGAACTTCTTGCAAGCGTTCAAGTTACCAGAACCTGTTCTTTGTATTGGAGGGATTCTGCAGGTTGAGCTATTGGGCCGGGTTCAGAGACAGGAAATGGATGAGTTATACTACATATG CGTCTCCCATGTTCAAGTTCTGGGACGACCACTCTTACAACCGTTTGATATCGAAGTACTTGATCCCTCGGGATCGTGTGCCTTAAATTACAACCTGAAAACAGAGTGTTGCAAGTCTTCAACACAATCACATGAGACAGAGGCAGCCGCTCACGTGCGCGGATTTACTGATATATTGATGCAGCTGCTCGGGAATGGGGCTGTCGTCGCCGACCATGAATCAGATGAAGAGCCGCCAGCCTAA
- the LOC109012120 gene encoding probable transcriptional regulator SLK2: MTPSRVAGVLTQSSSSSGIFFQGDGQSQVVVNSHLSSSFGNSSNSIPGHGRSTLGLVSGDMSNAALNGVANSGPSVGASSLVTDANSALSGAPRLQRSASINTESYLRLPASPLSFSSNNISISGSSVMDGSSVLQQNSHQDQNAQHVQQNQQQPQGASSAMSLPTSQTGQASLSMGARVGAFIQDPNNLSQVQKKPRLDIKQEDILQQQVLHQLLQRQDTMQLQSRNPQLQALIQQQRLRQQQQILQSMPQLQRAQLQQQQQQQQQQQHHHHQQQQHQQQMQLRHQLQQQAMPPISGVKRSYDSGVCARRLMQYLYHQQQRPQENNILYWRKFVAEYYSPRAKKRWCLSLYDNVGHHALCVFPQAAMDAWQCDICGSKSGRGFEATFEVLPRLNEIKFGSGVIDELLFLDLPRECRFASGIMMLEYRKAVQESVYEQLRVVREGQLRIIFTHDLKILSWEFCARQHEELLPRRLVAPQVNQLVQVAQKCQSTIAESGSDGVSQQDLQTNSNMVLTAGHQLSKSLELQSLNDLGFSKRYVRCLQISEVVNSMKDLIDFCREHKVGPIEGLKNYPRRASVAKLHQMHNFQEMEQLANVQGLPTDRSTLNKLMALHPGLNNQISNSHNMAGRGALSGSAQAALALTSYQNLLMRQNSMNSNPNSVQQEALSPFNNSNRSPSSSLQGAAALIPGSMQNSPSSGFSSPHLPPQQPQQPQQLQQRSLSASNTFQQNHPETSQGNEALQQKMFQQLLQMSNNSGVQQQSFAGPNINGSVARNGLGFGGNPKVAAMTTANTASGSNGPAPSRSNSFKAASNSDSAVGGNNGFNHRSPDMSENLHLPDDIVMPDISHDFTENGFLNGDFDDNMSYGWKA; the protein is encoded by the exons ATGACACCTTCTCGAGTGGCTGGAGTGTTAACCCAATCTTCCTCAAGTTCTGGAATATTCTTCCAGGGAGATGGGCAGTCTCAGGTTGTAGTTAATTCTCACTTGAGCTCATCTTTTGGGAACTCTTCTAATTCAATTCCTGGACATGGCCGTTCAACTCTGGGTCTTGTTTCGGGGGATATGAGCAATGCTGCGTTGAATGGTGTGGCAAACTCTGGACCAAGTGTTGGGGCGAGTTCTTTGGTGACAGATGCAAACTCTGCACTTTCAGGAGCTCCCCGTTTACAAAGAAGCGCCAGCATCAATACGGAGTCTTACTTGCGTTTACCAGCATCACCTTTGTCATTCTCATCCAATAACATTAGCATTTCGGGCTCTTCAGTTATGGACGGATCTTCTGTACTGCAGCAAAACTCTCATCAAGACCAGAATGCACAACATGTGCAGCAGAATCAGCAACAGCCACAGGGTGCTTCAAGTGCTATGTCATTACCCACATCACAGACTGGCCAAGCTTCCCTTTCCATGGGTGCACGAGTTGGAGCTTTTATTCAAGATCCAAATAATTTATCCCAGGTGCAGAAGAAACCCCGGCTGGATATCAAGCAAGAAGATATCTTACAGCAGCAGGTTTTACATCAGCTACTGCAGAGACAGGACACTATGCAATTACAAAGCCGTAATCCACAATTACAAGCGTTGATTCAGCAGCAGAGATTACGACAACAGCAACAGATTCTGCAGTCTATGCCACAGTTGCAGAGAGCCCAGTTgcagcaacagcaacagcagcagcagcagcagcagcatcatcatcatcagcagcagcagcatcagCAGCAGATGCAGTTGAGGCATCAACTGCAACAACAAGCAATGCCGCCAATATCAGGTGTGAAGCGTTCTTATGACAGTGGTGTATGTGCTCGCCGGCTGATGCAATACCTATATCATCAGCAGCAACGGCCACAG gaaaataatattttgtactgGAGGAAGTTTGTGGCAGAGTATTACTCTCCTCGTGCAAAGAAAAGATGGTGCTTGTCATTATATGATAACGTGGGGCATCATGCACTATGTGTTTTTCCCCAGGCAGCTAtg gATGCTTGGCAGTGTGATATCTGTGGTTCCAAATCTGGAAGGGGATTTG aGGCAACGTTTGAAGTGCTTCCTAGACTTAATGAGATCAAGTTTGGCAGTGGGGTCATTGATGAGCTTCTCTTTTTGGACTTGCCACGGGAATGTAGATTTGCTTCTGGAATAATGATGTTAGAATATCGAAAAGCTGTCCAAGAGAGTGTTTATGAGCAACTTCGTGTTGTTCGTGAGGGTCAGCTTCGTATCATATTCACCCATGATCTGAAG ATATTGTCTTGGGAATTTTGTGCACGGCAGCATGAAGAACTTCTTCCTCGTAGGTTGGTTGCACCACAG GTGAATCAATTGGTTCAGGTTGCACAGAAATGCCAGAGTACAATTGCTGAAAGTGGATCTGATGGGGTTTCTCAGCAGGATCTACAAACAAACAGCAATAT GGTACTGACAGCAGGGCACCAGCTTTCAAAGAGTTTGGAGTTACAATCTTTGAATGACTTGGGTTTTTCCAAAAGATATGTGAGGTGTTTGCAA ATCTCTGAAGTTGTCAATAGCATGAAAGATCTGATAGATTTCTGTCGTGAGCACAAAGTCGGGCCCATTG AGGGCTTGAAAAATTATCCTCGACGTGCCTCTGTAGCCAAGCTCCACCAGATGCATAATTTTCAGGAGATGGAGCAACTAGCAAATGTTCAGGGTCTTCCAACTGACCGGAGCACCCTCAATAAGCTAATGGCATTACATCCCGGACTGAATAACCAAATAAGTAACAGTCATAACATGGCTGGCCGAGGAGCTTTAAGTGGTTCGGCACAAGCTGCTCTGGCACTGACCAGTTACCAGAATCTTCTCATGAGGCAGAACTCTATGAATTCAAATCCTAACTCAGTTCAACAGGAGGCTTTGTCTCCCTTCAATAATTCTAACCGGAGTCCATCTTCAAGCCTCCAAGGGGCAGCTGCTTTAATACCAGGATCCATGCAGAATTCACCATCTAGTGGCTTTTCTAGTCCCCATTTACCTCCCCAACAGCCGCAGCAGCCACAGCAACTGCAGCAACGCTCGCTCAGTGCTTCTAACACGTTCCAACAAAATCATCCAGAGACCTCCCAGGGCAACGAGGCCTTGCAACAGAAGATGTTCCAGCAACTGTTGCAGATGTCTAACAACAGTGGAGTGCAACAGCAATCATTTGCCGGGCCAAATATAAATGGAAGTGTGGCAAGGAATGGATTGGGATTTGGAGGCAACCCTAAGGTAGCAGCTATGACCACCGCCAACACAGCATCGGGAAGTAATGGACCTGCTCCAAGTCGGAGTAACAGTTTCAAAGCTGCTTCAAACAGTGACTCTGCAGTGGGTGGCAACAATGGATTCAACCATAGATCTCCAGATATGTCAGAGAATCTCCATCTGCCGGATGATATAGTAATGCCGGATATATCCCATGACTTCACGGAAAACGGGTTTTTAAATGGCGACTTCGATGATAATATGAGTTATGGCTGGAAGGCGTGA